The following proteins are co-located in the Dromiciops gliroides isolate mDroGli1 chromosome 2, mDroGli1.pri, whole genome shotgun sequence genome:
- the LOC122739002 gene encoding olfactory receptor 6B2-like, whose translation MRGKNISNISEFILLGFPTAPSLQYLLFLLFLFVYLFVLVENFIIIFTVWVNTSLHKPMYYFLGNMSFLEVWYVSDIIPKMLSGFLLQQKSISFVGCMTQLYFFISLVCTECVLLASMAYDRYVAICYPLRYGVIMTTKLCVQLVAFSYSIAFTISVIKVYFISHATFCGSSVINHFFCDVSPILKLACTDFSTAELVDFVLGFIILVFPLISTMLSYGYISSTVIRIPSSTGRWKAFSTCASHLIVVIIFYTALIFMYVRPQAIDQRSSNKLISAIYTVVTPIVNPLIYCLRNKEFKHSLKKTMGLAQGQNSNLKTLSPTLEWGIAPSFGILNLLYDGSPQTSELQKPPPILPTTLNQKTPKSS comes from the exons ATGAGGGGAAAGAATATCAGCAACATCAGCGAATTCATTCTCCTAGGATTCCCCACGGCCCCATCGCTCCAGTAtctgctttttctcctcttcctttttgtttatctctttgtcTTGGTGGAAAACTTCATTATCATCTTCACTGTCTGGGTCAACACCTCCCTTCATAAGCCAATGTACTATTTCCTAGGCAACATGTCATTCCTGGAAGTTTGGTATGTCTCTGACATCATTCCCAAGATGCTGAGTGGTTTTCTCCTTCAGCAAAAAAGCATATCATTTGTTGGATGCATGACTCAGCTCTACTTCTTCATTTCTCTGGTCTGCACTGAGTGTGTTCTTCTGGCCTCCATGGCCTATGACCGCTATGTGGCCATCTGTTACCCACTCCGGTATGGAGTAATCATGACCACAAAGCTATGTGTGCAGCTGGTGGCCTTTTCCTATTCAATTGCCTTCACCATCTCTGTGATCAAGGTCTACTTCATCTCTCATGCCACGTTCTGTGGTTCTAGTGTCATTAACCACTTTTTCTGTGATGTCTCCCCTATCCTTAAACTAGCTTGCACAGACTTCTCAACAGCTGAACTTGTAGACTTTGTCCTGGGATTCATCATCCTGGTGTTCCCACTCATTTCCACCATGCTGTCATATGGCTACATCTCTTCAACTGTCATCCGAATCCCATCATCTACAGGCCGCTGGAAAGCCTTCTCCACATGTGCTTCCCATCTCATTGTTGTGATCATTTTCTATACAGCCTTGATTTTCATGTATGTTCGTCCCCAGGCCATCGACCAAAGGAGTTCCAACAAACTGATTTCAGCCATATACACTGTTGTAACTCCAATTGTGAATCCTCTAATCTATTGCCTGAGAAACAAGGAATTCAAGCATTCCCTGAAAAAGACTATGGGCCTAGC CCAAGGGCAGAACTCAAATTTAAAA ACGTTGTCTCCTACCTTGGAATGGGGCATTGCACCCTCATTTGGAATTCTGAACCTGCTCTATGATGGCAGTCCTCAAACCTCAGAACTGCAGAAACCACCTCCCATCCTTCCAACAACACTAAATCAGAAGACACCAAAGTCAAGCTGA